From a single Eleginops maclovinus isolate JMC-PN-2008 ecotype Puerto Natales chromosome 18, JC_Emac_rtc_rv5, whole genome shotgun sequence genomic region:
- the LOC134880109 gene encoding GTPase IMAP family member 8-like isoform X3 — MASGPSSVLTIVLLGNSGVGKSASGNTILGRTAFVSKRSFTSVTKKHSTQTDSVFGKQISVVDTPGILGSEKEVRNLCQHLLDSKEPCLFLVVVKIDRFTIEQKNAMEAAIRVIGDEGFEYCYLLFTSGDTLNDMKLDDFINDDPESPLPALVKRFEKRYHVFNNENGGPDQVRQLLEKSNHLSDVVSNPLGPPRRMVLFGLPGYGKSASGNTILGSNRFESGCGFKGVSKEAVVETATVEGRQVTVVDTPGFTDKNPEHLLREIMMSVEKADPGPHALIIAVRINRISEAEIRLCKMLPTLFGTGARKHMMLLFTHGDDLKGKSIEDLIKADKYVSDLVTMCAGRYSVFDNTKIGNRVQVKHLLEKVDEMVTANNGKCFISEISTQVQTASAEGSRAGLITEYISKKCSEFLQWFIRMLQTLDQARRTHTNRTHQMV; from the exons ATGGCTTCAGGTCCAAGTTCAGTTCTCACCATCGTCCTACTTGGAAACTCAGGTGTTGGCAAAAGTGCTTCAGGAAACACCATCCTTGGACGAACAGCATTTGTGTCAAAACGATCCTTCACCTCAGTGACAAAAAAACACTCTACACAAACTGACAGCGTGTTTGGGAAACAGATCTCAGTGGTCGACACTCCAGGAATATTAGGATCAGAGAAGGAGGTTAGAAACTTGTGTCAACATCTCCTGGATTCCAAGGAACCTTGTTTGTTCCTGGTAGTGGTTAAAATAGATCGATTCACCATTGAGCAGAAGAATGCGATGGAGGCAGCTATCAGAGTCATTGGTGATGAGGGGTTTGAGTACTGTTACCTGCTCTTCACATCAGGGGACACCTTAAATGACATGAAGTTGGATGATTTCATCAATGATGATCCAGAGAGTCCTCTTCCAGCACTTGTGAAAAGATTTGAAAAGAGATATCATGTCTTCAACAATGAAAATGGTGGACCGGATCAAGTCCGTCAACTGCTAGAGAAGTCCAATCACCTCAGTGATG TGGTGTCCAATCCTCTGGGTCCTCCGAGGAGGATGGTGTTGTTCGGTCTACCTGGATATGGAAAAAGTGCATCAGGAAACACCATCCTGGGATCCAATCGCTTCGAATCAGGCTGTGGCTTTAAAGGAGTAAGTAAAGAAGCTGTTGTTGAAACGGCTACAGTGGAGGGTCGTCAGGTCACAGTGGTCGACACTCCAGGATTCACTGATAAAAATCCTGAACACCTTTTAAGGGAGATCATGATGTCAGTAGAAAAGGCTGATCCAGGACCACATGCCCTCATCATTGCGGTGAGGATAAACAGGATCTCTGAAGCAGAAATTAGATTGTGTAAGATGCTGCCAACACTCTTTGGCACAGGTGCTCGTAAACATATGATGCTCCTTTTCACTCACGGAGATGACCTCAAAGGCAAGTCCATTGAAGACTTGATCAAGGCTGACAAATATGTGTCTGACCTAGTAACCATGTGTGCAGGTAGATACAGTGTGTTTGACAACACAAAGATTGGAAACAGGGTGCAGGTTAAACATCTTCTGGAAAAAGTGGATGAGATGGTAACGGCTAATAATGGAAAATGCTTTATCTCTGAGATATCCACACAGGTTCAAACTGCATCAGCAGAAGGGTCCAGAGCAGGCCTCATAACagaatacatttctaaaaaatgttCTGAATTTCTGCAATGGTTTATAAGGATGCTCCAAACATTGGACCAGGCTCGCAGAACGCATACTAATAGAACACATCAAATGGTGTAG
- the LOC134880109 gene encoding GTPase IMAP family member 8-like isoform X2, whose amino-acid sequence MLTRKMASGPSSVLTIVLLGNSGVGKSASGNTILGRTAFVSKRSFTSVTKKHSTQTDSVFGKQISVVDTPGILGSEKEVRNLCQHLLDSKEPCLFLVVVKIDRFTIEQKNAMEAAIRVIGDEGFEYCYLLFTSGDTLNDMKLDDFINDDPESPLPALVKRFEKRYHVFNNENGGPDQVRQLLEKSNHLSDVVSNPLGPPRRMVLFGLPGYGKSASGNTILGSNRFESGCGFKGVSKEAVVETATVEGRQVTVVDTPGFTDKNPEHLLREIMMSVEKADPGPHALIIAVRINRISEAEIRLCKMLPTLFGTGARKHMMLLFTHGDDLKGKSIEDLIKADKYVSDLVTMCAGRYSVFDNTKIGNRVQVKHLLEKVDEMVTANNGKCFISEISTQVQTASAEGSRAGLITEYISKKCSEFLQWFIRMLQTLDQARRTHTNRTHQMV is encoded by the exons at GCTAACAAGAAAAATGGCTTCAGGTCCAAGTTCAGTTCTCACCATCGTCCTACTTGGAAACTCAGGTGTTGGCAAAAGTGCTTCAGGAAACACCATCCTTGGACGAACAGCATTTGTGTCAAAACGATCCTTCACCTCAGTGACAAAAAAACACTCTACACAAACTGACAGCGTGTTTGGGAAACAGATCTCAGTGGTCGACACTCCAGGAATATTAGGATCAGAGAAGGAGGTTAGAAACTTGTGTCAACATCTCCTGGATTCCAAGGAACCTTGTTTGTTCCTGGTAGTGGTTAAAATAGATCGATTCACCATTGAGCAGAAGAATGCGATGGAGGCAGCTATCAGAGTCATTGGTGATGAGGGGTTTGAGTACTGTTACCTGCTCTTCACATCAGGGGACACCTTAAATGACATGAAGTTGGATGATTTCATCAATGATGATCCAGAGAGTCCTCTTCCAGCACTTGTGAAAAGATTTGAAAAGAGATATCATGTCTTCAACAATGAAAATGGTGGACCGGATCAAGTCCGTCAACTGCTAGAGAAGTCCAATCACCTCAGTGATG TGGTGTCCAATCCTCTGGGTCCTCCGAGGAGGATGGTGTTGTTCGGTCTACCTGGATATGGAAAAAGTGCATCAGGAAACACCATCCTGGGATCCAATCGCTTCGAATCAGGCTGTGGCTTTAAAGGAGTAAGTAAAGAAGCTGTTGTTGAAACGGCTACAGTGGAGGGTCGTCAGGTCACAGTGGTCGACACTCCAGGATTCACTGATAAAAATCCTGAACACCTTTTAAGGGAGATCATGATGTCAGTAGAAAAGGCTGATCCAGGACCACATGCCCTCATCATTGCGGTGAGGATAAACAGGATCTCTGAAGCAGAAATTAGATTGTGTAAGATGCTGCCAACACTCTTTGGCACAGGTGCTCGTAAACATATGATGCTCCTTTTCACTCACGGAGATGACCTCAAAGGCAAGTCCATTGAAGACTTGATCAAGGCTGACAAATATGTGTCTGACCTAGTAACCATGTGTGCAGGTAGATACAGTGTGTTTGACAACACAAAGATTGGAAACAGGGTGCAGGTTAAACATCTTCTGGAAAAAGTGGATGAGATGGTAACGGCTAATAATGGAAAATGCTTTATCTCTGAGATATCCACACAGGTTCAAACTGCATCAGCAGAAGGGTCCAGAGCAGGCCTCATAACagaatacatttctaaaaaatgttCTGAATTTCTGCAATGGTTTATAAGGATGCTCCAAACATTGGACCAGGCTCGCAGAACGCATACTAATAGAACACATCAAATGGTGTAG
- the LOC134880109 gene encoding GTPase IMAP family member 8-like isoform X1, producing the protein MGNTRKYLYSLWTQTKASALRLTRKMASGPSSVLTIVLLGNSGVGKSASGNTILGRTAFVSKRSFTSVTKKHSTQTDSVFGKQISVVDTPGILGSEKEVRNLCQHLLDSKEPCLFLVVVKIDRFTIEQKNAMEAAIRVIGDEGFEYCYLLFTSGDTLNDMKLDDFINDDPESPLPALVKRFEKRYHVFNNENGGPDQVRQLLEKSNHLSDVVSNPLGPPRRMVLFGLPGYGKSASGNTILGSNRFESGCGFKGVSKEAVVETATVEGRQVTVVDTPGFTDKNPEHLLREIMMSVEKADPGPHALIIAVRINRISEAEIRLCKMLPTLFGTGARKHMMLLFTHGDDLKGKSIEDLIKADKYVSDLVTMCAGRYSVFDNTKIGNRVQVKHLLEKVDEMVTANNGKCFISEISTQVQTASAEGSRAGLITEYISKKCSEFLQWFIRMLQTLDQARRTHTNRTHQMV; encoded by the exons GCTAACAAGAAAAATGGCTTCAGGTCCAAGTTCAGTTCTCACCATCGTCCTACTTGGAAACTCAGGTGTTGGCAAAAGTGCTTCAGGAAACACCATCCTTGGACGAACAGCATTTGTGTCAAAACGATCCTTCACCTCAGTGACAAAAAAACACTCTACACAAACTGACAGCGTGTTTGGGAAACAGATCTCAGTGGTCGACACTCCAGGAATATTAGGATCAGAGAAGGAGGTTAGAAACTTGTGTCAACATCTCCTGGATTCCAAGGAACCTTGTTTGTTCCTGGTAGTGGTTAAAATAGATCGATTCACCATTGAGCAGAAGAATGCGATGGAGGCAGCTATCAGAGTCATTGGTGATGAGGGGTTTGAGTACTGTTACCTGCTCTTCACATCAGGGGACACCTTAAATGACATGAAGTTGGATGATTTCATCAATGATGATCCAGAGAGTCCTCTTCCAGCACTTGTGAAAAGATTTGAAAAGAGATATCATGTCTTCAACAATGAAAATGGTGGACCGGATCAAGTCCGTCAACTGCTAGAGAAGTCCAATCACCTCAGTGATG TGGTGTCCAATCCTCTGGGTCCTCCGAGGAGGATGGTGTTGTTCGGTCTACCTGGATATGGAAAAAGTGCATCAGGAAACACCATCCTGGGATCCAATCGCTTCGAATCAGGCTGTGGCTTTAAAGGAGTAAGTAAAGAAGCTGTTGTTGAAACGGCTACAGTGGAGGGTCGTCAGGTCACAGTGGTCGACACTCCAGGATTCACTGATAAAAATCCTGAACACCTTTTAAGGGAGATCATGATGTCAGTAGAAAAGGCTGATCCAGGACCACATGCCCTCATCATTGCGGTGAGGATAAACAGGATCTCTGAAGCAGAAATTAGATTGTGTAAGATGCTGCCAACACTCTTTGGCACAGGTGCTCGTAAACATATGATGCTCCTTTTCACTCACGGAGATGACCTCAAAGGCAAGTCCATTGAAGACTTGATCAAGGCTGACAAATATGTGTCTGACCTAGTAACCATGTGTGCAGGTAGATACAGTGTGTTTGACAACACAAAGATTGGAAACAGGGTGCAGGTTAAACATCTTCTGGAAAAAGTGGATGAGATGGTAACGGCTAATAATGGAAAATGCTTTATCTCTGAGATATCCACACAGGTTCAAACTGCATCAGCAGAAGGGTCCAGAGCAGGCCTCATAACagaatacatttctaaaaaatgttCTGAATTTCTGCAATGGTTTATAAGGATGCTCCAAACATTGGACCAGGCTCGCAGAACGCATACTAATAGAACACATCAAATGGTGTAG